A section of the Phaseolus vulgaris cultivar G19833 chromosome 8, P. vulgaris v2.0, whole genome shotgun sequence genome encodes:
- the LOC137826746 gene encoding homeobox-leucine zipper protein HAT7-like — protein sequence MAFPPSHSFTFHTHEEDHHHLPSTSLNAYPSFPPQHFQGGAPPFMLKRSMSFSGIENKCDEVNGDDELSDDGNFQCGEKKKRLNLEQLKALEKSFELANKLEPERKVQLAKALGLQPRQIAIWFQNRRARWKTKQLEKEYEALKKQFEGAKADNDVLKIQNQKLQAELEAVKSRGWCEAGTISLKKETEGSWSNGSENSSDINLDLSRTPILNNPTSCQAPFPTSITQILQYSSKPDFQDDDFCNVIHNIDVQQNFWPWPGQQNHHFH from the exons atGGCCTTTCCACCTTCTCACAGCTTCACGTTTCACACTCATGAAGAAGATCAccaccacctcccttcaaccTCTCTCAACGCCTACCCCTCTTTCCCACCACAACACTTTCAAG GGGGTGCACCACCATTCATGTTGAAGCGGTCCATGTCGTTTTCAGGCATTGAGAACAAGTGCGATGAGGTGAACGGAGATGATGAGTTATCCGACGATGGGAACTTTCAATGTGGGGAGAAGAAAAAGAGGCTGAATTTGGAACAGTTAAAGGCTCTTGAGAAGAGTTTTGAGTTGGCGAACAAGCTTGAGCCAGAAAGAAAAGTGCAGTTAGCTAAGGCTTTGGGGTTGCAACCAAGACAAATTGCCATATGGTTCCAGAACAGAAGGGCCAGATGGAAAACCAAGCAATTGGAGAAGGAATATGAAGCTCTCAAGAAGCAGTTTGAGGGAGCTAAGGCTGATAATGATGTTCTTAAGATTCAGAATCAGAAACTACAGGCAGAG TTAGAAGCAGTAAAAAGTAGGGGTTGGTGTGAAGCTGGAACAATCAGCCTTAAGAAAGAAACTGAGGGTTCATGGAGCAATGGAAGTGAGAACAGCTCAGACATTAATTTAGATCTCTCAAGAACACCAATTTTGAATAATCCTACATCTTGTCAAGCCCCCTTTCCCACCAGCATAACTCAGATCCTTCAATATTCGTCAAAACCAGACTTTCAGGATGATGACTTCTGCAACGTGATTCACAACATTGATGTACAACAAAACTTTTGGCCCTGGCCTGGTCAACAGAACCACCATTTCCATTGA